TCTTGTTTTGAATTTTTTTGTTGATTTCTCATGAGTGATTCCTTTCTTTCTAAATACAACGTCATTAAGTTATTATATAGATAAAAACCAATAAAATAAAGGTAAGAATCTTTAAAGGACTCTTACCTTTTTCTTAACGTTGCCAGTCAGAATAATCTTCTTGTCCGGGCAAGTCTTTCGTCTTCACTTTTAAACTTTCTTTGGTTAATCTTTTTCTTAAAATTTGTTTCGTTGCGAGATAGTCCTGCGCTTTATCAGAATAGACAACTGATAAATAGGTTTCACCTTCATCGAGGATAATTTTATTTTCATGGGTATAGTCATAAATAATAACGTTCAAAATGCCGCCAACAATAAATACGCTACTGATTAAGTAGAGCCAAATCATCAAAACAATAAAGACACCTATCGCACCGTTCCCAATCGCTTGACCTCCCGCAAATCGGATGTATAAGGTAAATAGTTGGGAAACACCAAGGAAGCCTATCGTTGCTAAAACGGCACCGGGAATCGCAAATTTAAAGGACCACCTAACATTTGGCACAATAAAGTAAATAAAGGACATAATCACCACTAAGACGACTAATGCAACAAGCCAGCGGAAATATTCAAAGGTGGTGATGATGCCGACGAGGTCGACTGGTAATAGATTTTGGACTAAGTTTAAAATTTCTCTACCGAAAACAAAGATAAAGGAGACCGCTCCAATTAAGAAAACAAACGAGACTGTAATCAGAAAGGAGAAGATTCGGGTCACAATAAAATTCTTACGTTCTTTAGCATTATACACTTGGTTGAGAACGCGTTGGAAAACGGTAAAGGCTTTGGATGCCGGCCAAATCGATACGACCACCCCGATTGAAACGACACCGCTACTCCCACCACTGAGATAGCCTTCTAATATAGGTAGTAAAACAGACCCCACTTCAGCCGGCACACCCATTTCTACATATTCGAGGACTTGTTCGGTTGGTATCGGCAATAGCGGAATGATATTCCCTAATGCAAGTAAAATGGGAAAGAGTGCCAAAAGAATATAGTAAGCTAATTCTGCGGCCTGTCTTCCCATTTCGGCACGCTTGAATTGGGTCATGGCGATGCCAAGTATTTTCCCAAAATCAAGTTTTTGATTTTCCTTTGATAAAGCAGCCATGTCTCTCACAACCTTTTGTTTTGTTAGCTTTATCTTACCAAAGGCTGTGGCTGAGGTAAAATGAAACGGCCGATTCACTTGGAATCAGCCGTTTTATTTTTATTCAAATACGTCGTAAATCCAGCCTTCTGGTCCTTCAATATCACCAAATTGAATAGCTGTTAGTAGCTCATACAACTTCTGTGTAATCGGTCCAACTTCCGTTTCCGAATAGAAGACATGGAACTCATCATGATTTTGAATGCCACCAATCGGAGAAATAACAGCAGCTGTTCCGCAGGCTCCCGCTTCTTTAAATTCATCCAAACGGTCGACATAAACATCACGCTCTTCTACCTTCATGCCTAATAAATGTTCAGCAATATGTAGAAGTGAGTATTTGGTAATACTTGGTAAGATCGACGGCGATTGCGGTGTTACAAAAACATCATCATGAGTAATCGCAAAGAAGTTAGCTGAACCAACTTCTTCAATTTTTGTATGCGTAGCTGGATCTAAATAAATACAATCACTAAATTCACGGTCATGAGCAAGTTGACCTGGCAGTAAACTTGCGGCATAGTTGCCACCTACCTTAGCTGCACCTGTACCATGAGGAGCAGCACGGTCGTAGTCAGACACAATAAAGTTGGTTGGTGCTAAACCACCTTTGAAATAAGGACCAACCGGCATTACAAAAACAGAGAAAATATATTCTGGTGCAGGTTTTACACCGATATTATCGCCCACGCCAATCAAATATGGTCTAATATACAAGGTACTACCTGATTCATAGGGTGGCACCCAAGCTTCGTTAGCGCGAACCACTTGTTTCACGGCATCCACGAATTTATCGACCGGCACCGTTGGCATCATCAAACGTTCACAACTTTTAATCATGCGTTTGGCATTTTCATCTGGTCTGAAAAGTTGGATATCGCCCTCTTTTGTTCGGTAAGCTTTTAAGCCTTCAAAACAAGATTGACCGTAATGGAGGGCAGTAGAGCCCTCACTAATGGTAATGGTATTATCTGTTACTAATTGGCCATCATCCCACTGACCGTCTTTCCAATAAGAGATATAGCGATAGTCTGTCTTCATATAAGAAAAGCCTAAGTTTTCCCAATCTAAATCTACGGTTTTAAGATTTTCTGCTGTCATAGTTATTCCTCCAGTTTAACACTGATATTTTTGCTAAAAAGAAAAGATGGACTGCTGCTAAGAGCGGGCCCACCTTTCACAACGAGCCCTTACTCAACAAGAAGAGGACTCTTATTTTTGTTTATCACAAAATAGAATCCTAAGGCTCAATATTCACAAAAATGACAGCTTGGAGTACTAAGATGCTGTTTTTAAACATGTTTTTTCTAGTCATTGCCATTATACTATTTTGCATCTTAGTTCCTCCTCTCGTCATTTGACTATTGATTATGTAGCTATTCTATATTTCTAATGAGAATAAGTCAATGGTATTTCTAATTATTCTCTAATTTTATTAATTAGCAGGGTAATCGACATACTCATTGGTAATAATATCCAATTCCTGTACATTTCCTGTTTCATTATCGTATCGGAAAAATCCTCTTGAGCTAGCCGCTGCGTCACCATTTTCACGAATATTAATAGTCACGATTTCTCCTTCTACACCATCAATCAGGTAAAGGAAGTCATCACCTTCTTCTAAACCAGTTAAATCTGAAATCGCTGTTTTTGCTGCTTCAATTTTTGCTGCTTCGTCATGGTTTAATTCCGTGTCAGTTGATTCGTCAGTTGATTCAGCAACTGATTCACTTTCAACTGCACCGTTCGTTGATTCTTCAACCGATTCAACTACCGCTTCTGAGCTACTTTCTGCTGAACCCACATTTGGATCAGTTGTATCGGTACAGGCTGCTAATAATAAAGTCGCACCTAATAATAGTGAATATTTTTTAATATTAATCATTCAATCCCTGCTTTCTTTTTCTTATTATCGTTTAGCTGTATCACTTTCGAGCGAAAGAATACCTTGATAGTCGGGGTGTTTCATATCAAATTCAGATACGTGGGCCGGTCCTCGCATCACTTCGCGAACCACATTTAATAGACCATCTTCATTAGCCTTTATTTTCCATCTGACGAGCTGAATAATCTCGCCATTTAATTCCAAGGCCGTAATAATCGTCGGATAAACACAACACCCAATGTTAAAGTAAGGCAATGTAGCTGTCTTTGGAAATTTAAAGCGATGAGTATGCCCACAAATGAGCATCATCTTGTTTTCCGCAATCCACTTGGAATAATTTTTTTCTATTTTGTGGCGGCGATGAATATTTTTAACGGGACTCACTGGATTTCGAATCCCAAAGGCATGTAGAAAGCGCCAAAAATATTTCAACGACAGCATGGTTAACATCCAAAATTGATCGTTGGGGGCATCCCCTTGATGACCGTGAACAGTAAAAATTTCTTGCCCTGTCTTCTTGTGTTTTAAAACAAGGGCTTCAATCGGCTTCAGGTCTTTTAGAAAATCAAAAAAAGTCTCCGAATACTCATCGTAGTTGCGGTAGTAATGCTTTTCGACATAGTGCTGATGCTTCATATAGATATTGTGATTGCCATACATCATAATAAAACGATCATCATCGTAGAATTTCTTAATCGTTGAAAAGACTTCTGGATGGGCGTTTTTGATGTGTTTGACATCTTGATATTCCCACAGTTCATCCCCATCACCAGCTTCGACATAGGTGTACCCATTTTTGTAATAGTAATCAATGGCGTACTGAAAAATATTGCGGTTGCGAGTGAATTCGTCTGATAAACTGCCATCGCCTCGGTGTTGATCACTGATGAATACATATTTAGTCGTCTCATCAAAGACTTCCACCCTTGCACCTTCATAGGCAGCTGTTAAGCGTTGTTTGGTAAACATAGCTTTCACTCCTCATCTACTCTTTTCTTGCGAGTAACAATAAAGCTCTTAGTTTAATTATACGTGAAGAATGATTAAAATAAAAATATGTCGCAAAAACTTGAGAAAAGCTTAACCTGCTACACGAGAGATTTTTCCATTCGAATATGTCCTACTGGCGCAGATAGCATAATATAAGGTTCTCCAACGGTATGGTAGCCCTGCTTTTCATAAAAGCCTTGCGCTGATAGTCGTGCTGCTAGATTAACCGATTTAGCCCCTTGGCTGTGGCCTATTTTTTCTAATTCGTTGAGTACTAATCGACCAATCCCGCCTTGTTGTTGTCGTGTATCCACGCAAATGTAGTCAATGTGATAGTCTTTATTTTGTAGTATCGCAATTCCTACGCCTAATAAAGTGGTGTCGCTAAATGCACCAATAATAACGGCTTCTTCTTCATTCGTTAAATCTTCGTCGTAAATGGATAGGCCTAGCGGTTCTCTCATTATTGTATTTCTGAGTGCTATCGTTTCTTGGTAGTCGGGACTTCCGTAAGCCAGTTGTTTTAATAAGACCATCATATCCCCCCATATATCGTTTAATGGTAATTATACGCCATTATGCTGGAAAAAGTGACTTATTTGACAAATTAATGCTTTACGGTATAATTAATTGTACTCAATATGAGTAGCCCTTAATCTGATTAAGGGGATGTTACGGATTCGACAGGTATAGGTCGAGCTTTTGACGCGCTTCGTAGGTTACGGCTACGCAAAAACGTTCCAGTTAAATATAACTGCAAAAACAAACAATAACACTTTAGCTTTCGCTGCGTAAAACCAGCTAGCTAAGATCCTCTTGGTATCGTCCATGTACTCAAGTAAGGGTCTCAAACTTAGTGGACTACACCGTGACTTTCCACCTGGAGGAATCGGAAGAGACTAATCAGGTTAGCGTTGTGTAACGCCTGTTAAACGGCTAACACGAGGCGAACTCCAAATTGTTTAACTATGAGCGTAGACTTGGAAGTGCCGATATATTTGGACGCGGGTTCGACTCCCGCCATCTCCATACTATTCCAGAGCCGTCTGGAATGCGAAAGTCCTTGATTTTTATCAAGGGCTTTTTTGTTTGCCCTCTTTTATAGGAAAAGCGGTCTTTGCAAACGATTATTCATTTGCAAAAACCGAAATAAGCTGAAAAACGGTAGTTGAAAACCAATTTTCGTTTGCAAAAACCGAAATAGCCAAAAAACCGGTCTTTGAAAGTAAATGATCACTTTCAAAGACCGGTTTCGTTTTTATTCGTCTGTTTCTTTATCAGATGGCAAGATTTTATGGCTCGTAGGCTCATCATTGCCACCCGGTGTATTGTCTGGTGCGAAATGTTCAGTACTATTGAATTTTTCTAAATGATAGAAGCCATCATAGTAACTGACAACTGAAATACTGGCATTATCTAAATGACGATCGATTTCGAAATCTGGAATAAGAGCATGGATTATGTTTCGAATGGTCATCCCATGAGAAACAATCAAAATGTTTTGCCCAGAATCGCGATGCTTATCAATTAACTTGATTAAGCCACGTTCGACACGCAACCAGAATGTTAAGTAGTCTTCTGCTTCGTGGTACGGATCCATTTTGCGCATTCCGTTTAATTCTTTAATAACAGATGTGTTATCTGAGTAATCAATCCCATTTTCAAATCCTAAAAACTGGTGCAGCTGCGCCCATGTTTCGGTCGCATCCAAACCTTCATATGAACCAAAGAAAATTTCTCTAAATTCAGGCATTGCTTTCACACTCGGTGTGTCTTTGTGTTCATTTTCATTTAAAATGATTTGTGCTGTTTCAAATGTTCGTCTTAAGTCACTGCAGTAAACAGCATCAAACTTGATGTTTGCTAGTCCTGCTCCACTGCGTGATACATCGCGTTTCCCTCTATTAGTCAAAGGAGCGTCTGACCAACCTTGCATGCGATTGTACTGATTTAAGTAGGTCTCGCCATGTCTCATAAAATAAAATGTGACTCCCTTAGTCATCTTACACCTCTTTAAAAATCTATTTCGTTTTGACAGTTTCGACAATACGTCCTTCTTGATAGGCCAACAATAATTTTTGTAAATCTTTGACTTGTTGGGTTAAACGCACGCCGACATCTGTTTCACGTACTGTTTTTCGTTCTAGTTCTTTGTCCACTACTCGACGTGTAGACACAATATCAATTTCATTAAGCAATGCGTCCGTTACCGAAGTAAAGGGTTGATGAGAAACGAGTTGCATACCAAATGAATTATATAATAAGGTATAGCCCGCTAAACCGGTTGTATCTTGGTAAGCTTTTGAAAAGCCACCATCGATAACGATAAGCTTACCATCAGCCTTCAGAGGATTTTCCCCACGCTTTTCTTTAACTGGCGTGTGGCCATTAATAATATGACCTTTTGACGGATCCAAATCAAATTCTCTTAAAATCATTTCGCAAGTTGCAACATTGTCCCGCTCTTTGTAGTAGATATTTTTCTCTTCAAGATGGGTTGCTTTATCTTTGATATACAAGCGTTCAAAGGTCGTCATCTTATCTTTTCCGAAAAGTGACGAGGCCTTTCCTTCCCATTGATACCAGATATAATCAAGATTTTTTTGGTTGCTTAGGCCTTTTTTACGGTTTAAGTAGCCTTTTCTCAAAATATCTTCGTATTTATCTAGCAAGTTTTTTCCGCTATATGACTTATTATTAATCGTCATCTCCATAAAGCTGCCATCTTTATTAAGTGGTACACAGCCATGGAACAGCAGGTTATCATTATATTTAAGATAGAGGCTTCCCTTGCTGTATAGAAATTGGGTATGCTTGTGAAGGCGTTCTGAGTTCATAAAGCCGTCTGTCAACCGTTGAATCACCACTTCTTCTTCAGCAGTGAGTTTGTAGGGATCGTTTGGATCAATCGTTGGAAAGTAATCACACGTTAATGGGTATTCCTTACCATCTAGACGAATGGTTCCTTTTTCGTAATCAATATCAGACAGTAACAAGCGATCATTCATTTCAAATTCAGGATGACGCTTAATGATCTCGCCTTCCAACTTAAATTGGATAATCGAAATCGCTTGATTCATCTTCGCAATTTGACGAATTTCTTCTGGATAAATTTTTTCTTCCGAGTCTGGATTGATTTTTGGCATAAATGGTTCGTAACGATCTTCTGTATAATTCATTTCTGAAAATAGCATCAACGACCGCAATGAGATTCCGTAAGCATCTTCGATAATTTCAAGATTATCGTAGCGCGCACAAATCCGAATTACATTCGCTATACAAGCTGCTGAACCACTCGCTGCACCCATCCATAACACGTCATGATTTCCCCATTGAATATCTAATTCATGACCATCCATTAACGTATCAATAATACGGTCTGGGTATGGGCCACGATCATAAATATCACCAACTACATGTATATGGTCAACCACTAGTCGTTGGATAACATGGGCAAATGCAGAAATTAATTCTTTTCCTCGTTTTAAAGAAATAACCGTCTTAATAATCTTATCATAGTAGTCTTCTTTATTCGACATTATCGTATCCTTGAACAAGAGCTCCTCAATAATATAGGCATAATCACTTGGCAAGGCTTTTCTAACTTTAGAACGGGTATATTTAGACACAACAAAGGCACAGAGTTCTGTAATGCGTGTCGTTGTCAAAATAAAGAATTCTTCAATTTCTTCCTGACTCTCAAGTGAAGCTACAATTAAATCTATTTTCTTATCGGGGTAATAGACAATGGTAGCGAGCTGATTCATTTCCTTGGTGCTTAAACGGCCTTGGAAAACCTCTTTAATTTTTTCTTTAACGTTACCTGATCCATTTCTAAGAACATGTTGAACAGCATAATATTCCCCGTGCAAATCACTAATGAAATGCTCGGTCGCTTTGGGTAAGTTCATGATCGCTTCTAAGTTGATTATCTCGGTAACCGTATCGGCAATCGTTGGATATTCTTTCGAAAGTAATCGCAGGTATTTATCTGTTTGAACAATCATGGTCTAACCTCCATACAATCATCGTTATATTTATCATATCTTTTAAACCGTCAAATGAACAGTCTAAATTAGACATTTGATGAAAGTATTTTAATAAATACGCATTTTTGTCACAAAAAAAAGAGAGTAGTTTTCATAAAAACTGCTCCCTTTCCTTATTCTAATAACGATTCTTTAATGCACGATCGACTTCGCGTTTCATATCTTTTTGTTTTAGCGACTCACGTTTATCGTATTTTTTCTTACCTTGAGCGACACCAATTAACACTTTTGCATAACCATCTTTAATATAAACTTTCAATGGAATTACGGTAACCCCTTGTGTTTTTGTTTGATTAGCTAAGTAATTGATTTGCTTTTTATGCAGTAAGAGTTTGCGTGAACGAAGTGGATCATGGTTAAAAATGTTTCCTTGTTCAAACGGACTGATATGTACATTTTGCAAAGTCGCTTCTCCATTACGGATGGACACATAGCCATCTCGAATGTTAATACGAGCATTACGAATGGATTTAATTTCAGTGCCTTTTAAAACCATCCCTGCTTCAAATGTTTCCAGAATACTATATTCGTAACTGGCCTGTCTGTTTTGGGCAAGAACTTTTCCGTCTCCCTTTGGCATCACTTCTACCTCAATTTCTGCTTCAAAATTTTTTAACGTTTCTTTTTAGAACGTTTTTTCTTTTCCCCGCCTTGTTTATTGGAAGTCTTTTCTCGTGATCCACCGTTATCTTTCCGTTTTTTACGGTGACCTTTCATACCTCGGTCTTGGTTGGATCTCGGTTTACTCTTCCCATTCTTCTTACGGCTAGGTGTTTGTATCTCTTGATTATACACTGTCAATTCATCATCTTCAACTAAGGCGAAGTCAATCTCACGTGAATCAACATCTGCTTTAGTTACTTCAATGCGAACTTTTTGACCAATTCTGAAAATCATACCTGTTCGTTCACCCAGTAGCACCATATGGCTCTCTAGGTAGTTAAAATAATCTTGCTTCATATTCGAAATATGAACCAAACCTTCAATGGTATTTGGTAACTCAACGAAGATACCAAATTTAGTCACTGAACTAATGACACCTTCGAATTGTTGGCCAACTTTATCAACCATAAATTCTGTTTTCTTCAGAGAGTCAGTCTCACGTTCTGCATCCACTGAGCGGCGTTCTGTTACTGAACTTTGAACAGAAATGTCAGACAGTTTTTGTTCCCACTTATCACGTTGTTCAGCGGTTTGCTTGTCAGTCAGATACATGCGCAACAATCTGTGAACAATCAAGTCGGGATAACGTCTGATTGGTGATGTGAAGTGCGTATAGTCTTTAGTCGCCAAACCGTAGTGACCAATTGGATTAGTATCATATTTTGCTTGTTTCATACTCCGTAATAAGACGCTGGCAACAACGGCATGGTATGGTTCATCTGCCGTTTTTTGTAAAATGTTTTGCAGTTGCTTTGGTTTAATACTTTCGTTCGATCCCGTAACCACCATTCCAAATGTCGTCACGAATTCCATAAATCGAAGCATTTTAACAGGATCCGGTTGCTCATGAATCCGGTAAATAGCCGGTAGTTTACGACGCGTAAAGTGTGCTGCTACTGTTTCATTGGCTGCTAACATAAATGATTCAATTAGACGTTCGCCAACACCACGTTCCACAACTTTAATATCAAGAGGATGGCCTGCTTCATCAACGATTATTTTTGATTCGGTCGTATCGAAATCAATCGAGCCGCGCACTTTCCGTTTTTTCTCTAAAATCTTATGAAGGCCGCCCATATCTTCAAGTAAATTAACATACTCGATAAAGACATCGCGTGTTTCTCGGTCACGGTCTTCTAAAATGGCGTTTACTGCTGTATAGGTAAAGCGTTGGTTTGAGTTAATGATTGACGGGAAAATATCGTATTTTACGACATCGCCTTTATAATCAATCTCCATCACACACGACATAGCCAAGCGGTCTTCATGCGGTAAGAGCGAGCAGACACCATTTGATAGTTTCTGCGGTAACATTGGTACCACACGGTCTGTTAAATAGACACTCGTTCCGCGCTCAAAAGCCTCGCGGTCAATCGCTGAATGTTCAGTTACAAAGTAAGAAACATCCGCAATATGGACACTTAGTTGATAGTTGCCATTGGCTAAAATAGACATTGAAATGGCATCATCCAAATCCTTAGCATCTGCCCCATCAATCGTAATGGTCACTTGGTCTCTTAAGTCGCGGCGATTCGTATATTCGTCCTCTGGTATCTCAAACGGAATGGCTTCTGCTTGTTGAATAGCATCCTCTGGGAACTCTGTCGGAATCCCTAGTTTATAAAGGATGGACAAAATATCGACACCAGGTGCATTTTTATGTCCAATCTCTTGAGTCACGATACCTGTCATCGCAACAGGATTATCACTATTTGGATACTCTACAACTTCGCTGACAACGATGCTCCCTTCAACGGGATGAAGACCTGTTGGCTGAACATACAAGAGCATCTGTTTAATTTTATTATCTTGAGGGACAACATAACCTAAATAGCCTGTTTCCTCTCTTCTTGGTGCATCGTAAGGGAAAAACTCTCCGACTATGCGGTTGGTTTTCCGTGCAATGATTTTAGTGATTTTACCTTCTGGACCTTTACTATTCCAAGGCTCAGGCTTATGGGTAATCACAACTTCGACTTGATCGCCTTCCATGGCACTAGCCGTCTGCTCTTTTGAGATGTAAATATCATCTTCAGCTGGATCATAATCAACGAAGCCAAAGCCGCGATCATTGGCGCGGAATGTTCCGACTAATGTCGCATCATCTCGTTTAATTCTAAATTTCCCTTCTCGGTTTAAAACAATTTGCCCCGCTTGTTCAGCTTTAGCAATTGCTTTTACTAAGTTATTAAAGCTTTTCGAATCATCATAGCCTAGTGCTACGCTTAATTGCTTCACTGAATAACTGTCGTATTGATGTTCTTGTAAGTAATCAATGACTTGATTAAGAACATGTTCTGTTTGTGTCATACGTTTTCCTCTTTCCAATTTAGCTTGTCAAGGTAGTTGATGACGGATGTTTCAAAATCGTGGCGCTTTGATCCTACAGTAATCACGTGGGTTGCTTCTGGGAAAAATTGGAAGTCAACTGTTGCATGGTTAATGGCGTCTCGCAAGACACGGCCATTCATATAATCAATCAATTCATCCTTACCTGAAGAAGCAATATAGTAACTACCGGTAATCTTATCTAAGTCTGCCTGAACGATATCGGTAAACTCACGTATATCAGCCATTTGTTGACCAAGCTTTTCTTTAATTCTGTCAATATTCCCCTCAATTTCTTCTGAGGTTTTGCCAATGTGTTTATTAAATGTACGATAGTAATTAACGAATGCAGCAGGTACTTTGCTATCACCAATATTTAAAACAGGTGAGTTAAACGATCCGCCTCCGATATAATTGCCAGTTTCAAGCAAACGTGTTGCAATAATACCACCCATGGAAAGTCCCATAACGGCAATATCTTCGTAGCCCTTTGAGCGTAGAAAGGCTGTTGCTGCTTCACCATCTGCCAGCCACTGTTGGGGACTGCCTTCATCTAGAATATCTTCAAACCGCTCTGTCGCGTGTCCAGTGAATTGAGGAGAGTATACGGTATAGCCTTTTCTCTCTAACGTTCTGCCAAGCATCCGAACGTCATTCGAGCTGCCTGTGTAAGCATGTAGTAACAAAACTGCTCGTTTCCCTTTTTCAAAGAAAAATGGTTGTGGTAATTTTATTTCTTTCATGTGATAACTCCTCTGCTCATATTCTACGTTTATTGTACGTTAGATTTCAAAAAAATCATACTAAATAGAAAAAGGACTCGAACAAAAGTCCCAGTCCTTTTCTCTTAAATTCATCGTATTATCTTTAATTTGAAGACAAATAAGCTAGTGCAATAGCTAAACCAATAAATAGAAAACCTAATACAGCTGTTACTCTTCTCAGACCAGCTTCAAAGCCTCTTGCTTTTTGTTTTCCAAATAACTGCTCTGCTCCACCGCTTAATGCACTTGCTGCATTAGTTTTAGACGGTTGTAACAAGACAGAGATAATGAGTAAAATTGATACAATGATTAAAGCGATTAATAAGACGTCGTACAATGGTGGACCTCCTTTAAATACTACCGCTTAGTATATCATAATTGAGCACGTGATTCTAGTAGTTAATCTATTTTTTACCCTTTTCTGTTTCCAACTCATGCAAGAATAATCCACTCAATAACTTTGGCTCAAACCAAGTTGATTTCGGTGGCATCTGCTCACCTAGATCAGATACCGTCAATAATTCGTCCATTGATGTTGGATAAAGCGAAAAGGCAATGCTAGCGTCTTTATCCGCTAATTTCATTAAGGTTGCTGTATCGTGAATACCACCAATAAAATCGAGACGTTGGTCTGTTTTGGGATCAGTAATATCAAAGATTGGTTCAAATAAGAAATTCTGTAATAAAGAAGCATCCAAACCATCTACATAGTTTTCAGGTCTCTTGTCATCTTTAATCGTTAGCTTGTACCATTTCTTATCGATATACATACCGAAGCTACCTTTTTCTTGTGGTTGGTATTGCGCATCATCTAAGGCTTCAACCGTAAAATAAGTCTCGATTTTTGCCCAATCGCCATCCTTCAATGGTAAATGAACAAGACGATTATATGGCAAGATCTCCAATTGAGATGTTGGGAAAGCAATTCCTAAGAAATAATTAAGCTCTGCGTCATCTGCTGCATCAGGGAATTCTTCACGTCTTTGTTTTGTAATTTTAGCTGCTGCAGCCATACGGTGATGACCGTCAGCAATATACAATGCCTCAATATCATCTCTAAAGTAGTTGGTAATTTTTTCAACTAAGTCATCTTCGTCAATTTTCCAGACGTAATGCTCCACGTTATAGAAGCTTTCAAAGCAATAAATCCCCATATTGCGGTTTTTAAAGTCCAATAATAGGTCATTAAGTTCGCTGTGGTCTTTGTAAGTTAAGAAAATAGGACTTGTATTGGCATCAAGTGCATCATTATGGCGAATACGGTCTATTTCTTTATCTG
This genomic interval from Jeotgalibaca arthritidis contains the following:
- the rnr gene encoding ribonuclease R, whose translation is MTQTEHVLNQVIDYLQEHQYDSYSVKQLSVALGYDDSKSFNNLVKAIAKAEQAGQIVLNREGKFRIKRDDATLVGTFRANDRGFGFVDYDPAEDDIYISKEQTASAMEGDQVEVVITHKPEPWNSKGPEGKITKIIARKTNRIVGEFFPYDAPRREETGYLGYVVPQDNKIKQMLLYVQPTGLHPVEGSIVVSEVVEYPNSDNPVAMTGIVTQEIGHKNAPGVDILSILYKLGIPTEFPEDAIQQAEAIPFEIPEDEYTNRRDLRDQVTITIDGADAKDLDDAISMSILANGNYQLSVHIADVSYFVTEHSAIDREAFERGTSVYLTDRVVPMLPQKLSNGVCSLLPHEDRLAMSCVMEIDYKGDVVKYDIFPSIINSNQRFTYTAVNAILEDRDRETRDVFIEYVNLLEDMGGLHKILEKKRKVRGSIDFDTTESKIIVDEAGHPLDIKVVERGVGERLIESFMLAANETVAAHFTRRKLPAIYRIHEQPDPVKMLRFMEFVTTFGMVVTGSNESIKPKQLQNILQKTADEPYHAVVASVLLRSMKQAKYDTNPIGHYGLATKDYTHFTSPIRRYPDLIVHRLLRMYLTDKQTAEQRDKWEQKLSDISVQSSVTERRSVDAERETDSLKKTEFMVDKVGQQFEGVISSVTKFGIFVELPNTIEGLVHISNMKQDYFNYLESHMVLLGERTGMIFRIGQKVRIEVTKADVDSREIDFALVEDDELTVYNQEIQTPSRKKNGKSKPRSNQDRGMKGHRKKRKDNGGSREKTSNKQGGEKKKRSKKKR
- a CDS encoding alpha/beta hydrolase; the encoded protein is MKEIKLPQPFFFEKGKRAVLLLHAYTGSSNDVRMLGRTLERKGYTVYSPQFTGHATERFEDILDEGSPQQWLADGEAATAFLRSKGYEDIAVMGLSMGGIIATRLLETGNYIGGGSFNSPVLNIGDSKVPAAFVNYYRTFNKHIGKTSEEIEGNIDRIKEKLGQQMADIREFTDIVQADLDKITGSYYIASSGKDELIDYMNGRVLRDAINHATVDFQFFPEATHVITVGSKRHDFETSVINYLDKLNWKEENV
- the secG gene encoding preprotein translocase subunit SecG — protein: MYDVLLIALIIVSILLIISVLLQPSKTNAASALSGGAEQLFGKQKARGFEAGLRRVTAVLGFLFIGLAIALAYLSSN
- a CDS encoding DUF1015 domain-containing protein translates to MVKIKPFQAVRPNNYDVDKIASLPYDVVNVAEAKELVSNNPKSFLRVDRAEVDLSDDVAVDDDRVYEMAKTNYQDFLSKGWLVKEEKPSYYLYRLTRNGKSQYGIVMAISVDDYINKTIKVHEKTRPDKEIDRIRHNDALDANTSPIFLTYKDHSELNDLLLDFKNRNMGIYCFESFYNVEHYVWKIDEDDLVEKITNYFRDDIEALYIADGHHRMAAAAKITKQRREEFPDAADDAELNYFLGIAFPTSQLEILPYNRLVHLPLKDGDWAKIETYFTVEALDDAQYQPQEKGSFGMYIDKKWYKLTIKDDKRPENYVDGLDASLLQNFLFEPIFDITDPKTDQRLDFIGGIHDTATLMKLADKDASIAFSLYPTSMDELLTVSDLGEQMPPKSTWFEPKLLSGLFLHELETEKGKK